The proteins below come from a single Drosophila kikkawai strain 14028-0561.14 chromosome 3R, DkikHiC1v2, whole genome shotgun sequence genomic window:
- the LOC108085634 gene encoding uncharacterized protein isoform X1: protein MSSARFARSGRVRICILMSMFIVLIMMIVIYQMSQHQLDESRAFQEGLNVQMQSLTAEKVTAEKRMSLLRTEKMSLQEKYEGQLAEAVQKQQEIERALQEKFDAQLEKYKLLEGKYSDLEAECLKSKKKHIEDTNAFDQKLQKLLADVHKDKAGKEQEVSAWKDKLEKLHRDSEHKIHALEATISEFKANCQYVPKVQPAEAPAHDHQQQLHKPADLTPTTRNSSPAQQAHSIEKPRNEKSFDAQVQVSDGVYRIGGGVNLLATNPKQNQKQTNATTNTTVKSNGGGAKDQAQRPEREQLPLLTFAVRNNHSLIINSVENFQIVPEKQQQEEPQLSGGPISPLSAPRKSSTQSSAGELAVKSAGDAPNASVAPKMSSSGLPPLAKPPAKTERKLPENVAPIPENFEDNKMDAKGDAVDMDTAAEELPKNENNNRYANALNELENTKNLGVAPKPNEDSGGHEVKDALNEPSFNLPAAGGQNFFDGELPAPGPGPVPDEPAKHMAEAAGAGGGGEGDEDEDVGDVAVKQPQHLLDTDNLNNEIVADQGKEFAEGGIHLEDGLDEDQDEDDYSNVAARKKGGEAIRH, encoded by the exons ATGAGCTCCGCTCGTTTTGCGCGCTCCGGACGCGTCCGCATCTGCATTCTGATGAGCATGTTCATTGTGCTCATCATGATGATAGTCATTTACCAAATGTCCCAGCACCAATTGGACGAGAGCCGCGCCTTCCAGGAAGGTCTGAACGTCCAAATGCAAT CGCTCACCGCCGAAAAGGTGACTGCGGAGAAGCGGATGAGTTTGCTGCGCACCGAGAAGATGAGCCTGCAGGAGAAGTACGAGGGTCAGCTGGCGGAGGCTgtgcagaagcagcaggaGATAGAGCGAGCCCTGCAGGAGAAGTTCGACGCACAACTAGAGAAATACAAACTGCTGGAGGGCAAGTACTCCGATCTGGAGGCGGAGTGCCTTAAGAGCAAGAAGAAACACATCGAGGACACCAACGCCTTTGACCAGAAGCTGCAAAAGCTGCTGGCCGATGTGCACAAGGACAAGGCTGGCAAGGAACAGGAGGTTTCGGCCTGGAAG GAtaagctggaaaagctgcaTCGCGACTCGGAGCACAAGATACACGCCTTGGAGGCCACCATCTCAGAGTTCAAGGCCAACTGCCAATATGTGCCCAAGGTGCAGCCAGCAGAGGCTCCGGCCCAcgaccaccagcagcagcttcacAAGCCGGCGGACCTTACGcccacaacgagaaactccaGTCCAGCCCAACAGGCTCACAGCATCGAGAAGCCGCGCAACGAGAAGTCCTTCGATGCCCAAGTGCAAGTGAGTGACGGCGTCTACAGGATCGGCGGCGGGGTAAATCTTCTAGCAACTaacccaaaacaaaaccaaaagcaaACTAACGCAACTACTAACACCACGGTTAAGAGCAATGGTGGCGGGGCCAAGGATCAGGCGCAACGGCCGGAGCGGGAGCAGCTGCCACTGCTCACCTTCGCCGTTCGCAACAACCACAGCCTGATAATAAACTCTGTTGAAAACTTTCAGATTGTCCctgagaagcagcagcaggaggagccgCAGCTATCCGGCGGTCCCATTTCCCCGCTGAGTGCTCCCCGCAAGAGCAGCACTCAGTCATCGGCCGGCGAATTGGCGGTCAAGAGCGCAGGCGATGCTCCGAATGCCTCTGTGGCCCCCAAGATGAGCAGCAGCGGTTTGCCGCCACTTGCTAAGCCGCCGGCCAAAACGGAGCGCAAGCTGCCCGAAAACGTAGCCCCCATTCCTGAGAACTTCGAGGACAACAAGATGGATGCCAAGGGTGATGCTGTTGATATGGACACCGCTGCCGAGGAGCTGCCAAAGAACGAGAACAACAATCGCTATGCAAATGCCTTAAATGAACTGGAAAACACCAAAAATCTGGGTGTTGCGCCCAAGCCTAACGAGGACTCTGGCGGCCACGAGGTCAAGGATGCCTTGAACGAGCCCAGCTTTAATTTACCAGCTGCCGGAGGGCAGAACTTCTTTGATGGCGAGCTGCCAGCACCGGGTCCCGGGCCCGTGCCCGATGAGCCGGCCAAGCATATGGCTGAGGCAGCTGGCGCTGGTGGCGGTGGCGAGGGcgatgaagatgaagatgtTGGCGATGTGGCCGTGAAGCAGCCGCAGCATCTGCTCGACACGGACAATCTGAACAACGAAATAGTGGCCGATCAAGGCAAAGAGTTTGCCGAGGGCGGTATTCATCTGGAAGATGGCCTTGATGAGGATCAGGATG AGGATGACTACTCGAATGTGGCGGCGCGCAAGAAGGGAGGCGAGGCCATTAGACATTAA
- the LOC108085634 gene encoding uncharacterized protein isoform X3 has protein sequence MSSARFARSGRVRICILMSMFIVLIMMIVIYQMSQHQLDESRAFQEGLNVQMQSLTAEKVTAEKRMSLLRTEKMSLQEKYEGQLAEAVQKQQEIERALQEKFDAQLEKYKLLEGKYSDLEAECLKSKKKHIEDTNAFDQKLQKLLADVHKDKAGKEQEVSAWKDKLEKLHRDSEHKIHALEATISEFKANCQYVPKVQPAEAPAHDHQQQLHKPADLTPTTRNSSPAQQAHSIEKPRNEKSFDAQVQIVPEKQQQEEPQLSGGPISPLSAPRKSSTQSSAGELAVKSAGDAPNASVAPKMSSSGLPPLAKPPAKTERKLPENVAPIPENFEDNKMDAKGDAVDMDTAAEELPKNENNNRYANALNELENTKNLGVAPKPNEDSGGHEVKDALNEPSFNLPAAGGQNFFDGELPAPGPGPVPDEPAKHMAEAAGAGGGGEGDEDEDVGDVAVKQPQHLLDTDNLNNEIVADQGKEFAEGGIHLEDGLDEDQDEDDYSNVAARKKGGEAIRH, from the exons ATGAGCTCCGCTCGTTTTGCGCGCTCCGGACGCGTCCGCATCTGCATTCTGATGAGCATGTTCATTGTGCTCATCATGATGATAGTCATTTACCAAATGTCCCAGCACCAATTGGACGAGAGCCGCGCCTTCCAGGAAGGTCTGAACGTCCAAATGCAAT CGCTCACCGCCGAAAAGGTGACTGCGGAGAAGCGGATGAGTTTGCTGCGCACCGAGAAGATGAGCCTGCAGGAGAAGTACGAGGGTCAGCTGGCGGAGGCTgtgcagaagcagcaggaGATAGAGCGAGCCCTGCAGGAGAAGTTCGACGCACAACTAGAGAAATACAAACTGCTGGAGGGCAAGTACTCCGATCTGGAGGCGGAGTGCCTTAAGAGCAAGAAGAAACACATCGAGGACACCAACGCCTTTGACCAGAAGCTGCAAAAGCTGCTGGCCGATGTGCACAAGGACAAGGCTGGCAAGGAACAGGAGGTTTCGGCCTGGAAG GAtaagctggaaaagctgcaTCGCGACTCGGAGCACAAGATACACGCCTTGGAGGCCACCATCTCAGAGTTCAAGGCCAACTGCCAATATGTGCCCAAGGTGCAGCCAGCAGAGGCTCCGGCCCAcgaccaccagcagcagcttcacAAGCCGGCGGACCTTACGcccacaacgagaaactccaGTCCAGCCCAACAGGCTCACAGCATCGAGAAGCCGCGCAACGAGAAGTCCTTCGATGCCCAAGTGCAA ATTGTCCctgagaagcagcagcaggaggagccgCAGCTATCCGGCGGTCCCATTTCCCCGCTGAGTGCTCCCCGCAAGAGCAGCACTCAGTCATCGGCCGGCGAATTGGCGGTCAAGAGCGCAGGCGATGCTCCGAATGCCTCTGTGGCCCCCAAGATGAGCAGCAGCGGTTTGCCGCCACTTGCTAAGCCGCCGGCCAAAACGGAGCGCAAGCTGCCCGAAAACGTAGCCCCCATTCCTGAGAACTTCGAGGACAACAAGATGGATGCCAAGGGTGATGCTGTTGATATGGACACCGCTGCCGAGGAGCTGCCAAAGAACGAGAACAACAATCGCTATGCAAATGCCTTAAATGAACTGGAAAACACCAAAAATCTGGGTGTTGCGCCCAAGCCTAACGAGGACTCTGGCGGCCACGAGGTCAAGGATGCCTTGAACGAGCCCAGCTTTAATTTACCAGCTGCCGGAGGGCAGAACTTCTTTGATGGCGAGCTGCCAGCACCGGGTCCCGGGCCCGTGCCCGATGAGCCGGCCAAGCATATGGCTGAGGCAGCTGGCGCTGGTGGCGGTGGCGAGGGcgatgaagatgaagatgtTGGCGATGTGGCCGTGAAGCAGCCGCAGCATCTGCTCGACACGGACAATCTGAACAACGAAATAGTGGCCGATCAAGGCAAAGAGTTTGCCGAGGGCGGTATTCATCTGGAAGATGGCCTTGATGAGGATCAGGATG AGGATGACTACTCGAATGTGGCGGCGCGCAAGAAGGGAGGCGAGGCCATTAGACATTAA
- the LOC108085634 gene encoding uncharacterized protein isoform X2 has protein sequence MSSARFARSGRVRICILMSMFIVLIMMIVIYQMSQHQLDESRAFQEGLNVQMQSLTAEKVTAEKRMSLLRTEKMSLQEKYEGQLAEAVQKQQEIERALQEKFDAQLEKYKLLEGKYSDLEAECLKSKKKHIEDTNAFDQKLQKLLADVHKDKAGKEQEVSAWKDKLEKLHRDSEHKIHALEATISEFKANCQYVPKVQPAEAPAHDHQQQLHKPADLTPTTRNSSPAQQAHSIEKPRNEKSFDAQVQVSDGVYRIGGGIVPEKQQQEEPQLSGGPISPLSAPRKSSTQSSAGELAVKSAGDAPNASVAPKMSSSGLPPLAKPPAKTERKLPENVAPIPENFEDNKMDAKGDAVDMDTAAEELPKNENNNRYANALNELENTKNLGVAPKPNEDSGGHEVKDALNEPSFNLPAAGGQNFFDGELPAPGPGPVPDEPAKHMAEAAGAGGGGEGDEDEDVGDVAVKQPQHLLDTDNLNNEIVADQGKEFAEGGIHLEDGLDEDQDEDDYSNVAARKKGGEAIRH, from the exons ATGAGCTCCGCTCGTTTTGCGCGCTCCGGACGCGTCCGCATCTGCATTCTGATGAGCATGTTCATTGTGCTCATCATGATGATAGTCATTTACCAAATGTCCCAGCACCAATTGGACGAGAGCCGCGCCTTCCAGGAAGGTCTGAACGTCCAAATGCAAT CGCTCACCGCCGAAAAGGTGACTGCGGAGAAGCGGATGAGTTTGCTGCGCACCGAGAAGATGAGCCTGCAGGAGAAGTACGAGGGTCAGCTGGCGGAGGCTgtgcagaagcagcaggaGATAGAGCGAGCCCTGCAGGAGAAGTTCGACGCACAACTAGAGAAATACAAACTGCTGGAGGGCAAGTACTCCGATCTGGAGGCGGAGTGCCTTAAGAGCAAGAAGAAACACATCGAGGACACCAACGCCTTTGACCAGAAGCTGCAAAAGCTGCTGGCCGATGTGCACAAGGACAAGGCTGGCAAGGAACAGGAGGTTTCGGCCTGGAAG GAtaagctggaaaagctgcaTCGCGACTCGGAGCACAAGATACACGCCTTGGAGGCCACCATCTCAGAGTTCAAGGCCAACTGCCAATATGTGCCCAAGGTGCAGCCAGCAGAGGCTCCGGCCCAcgaccaccagcagcagcttcacAAGCCGGCGGACCTTACGcccacaacgagaaactccaGTCCAGCCCAACAGGCTCACAGCATCGAGAAGCCGCGCAACGAGAAGTCCTTCGATGCCCAAGTGCAAGTGAGTGACGGCGTCTACAGGATCGGCGGCGGG ATTGTCCctgagaagcagcagcaggaggagccgCAGCTATCCGGCGGTCCCATTTCCCCGCTGAGTGCTCCCCGCAAGAGCAGCACTCAGTCATCGGCCGGCGAATTGGCGGTCAAGAGCGCAGGCGATGCTCCGAATGCCTCTGTGGCCCCCAAGATGAGCAGCAGCGGTTTGCCGCCACTTGCTAAGCCGCCGGCCAAAACGGAGCGCAAGCTGCCCGAAAACGTAGCCCCCATTCCTGAGAACTTCGAGGACAACAAGATGGATGCCAAGGGTGATGCTGTTGATATGGACACCGCTGCCGAGGAGCTGCCAAAGAACGAGAACAACAATCGCTATGCAAATGCCTTAAATGAACTGGAAAACACCAAAAATCTGGGTGTTGCGCCCAAGCCTAACGAGGACTCTGGCGGCCACGAGGTCAAGGATGCCTTGAACGAGCCCAGCTTTAATTTACCAGCTGCCGGAGGGCAGAACTTCTTTGATGGCGAGCTGCCAGCACCGGGTCCCGGGCCCGTGCCCGATGAGCCGGCCAAGCATATGGCTGAGGCAGCTGGCGCTGGTGGCGGTGGCGAGGGcgatgaagatgaagatgtTGGCGATGTGGCCGTGAAGCAGCCGCAGCATCTGCTCGACACGGACAATCTGAACAACGAAATAGTGGCCGATCAAGGCAAAGAGTTTGCCGAGGGCGGTATTCATCTGGAAGATGGCCTTGATGAGGATCAGGATG AGGATGACTACTCGAATGTGGCGGCGCGCAAGAAGGGAGGCGAGGCCATTAGACATTAA